atgcacactcataaaaccacaaccacacacacacacagatacacacgcgcacgcacaaacacacacacacacacacacacacacacacacacacacacacacacacacacacacacgcgcgcgcaggACCAAAGACGCTCACTGACCTTCGACAGCAGCAGGATGTCGATGAAGTCGGTCACCTTCTTCTTGACGGCCCCGCTCTCGGTGGCGTGCCTCTCCGGCTCCCCTTGCTGGAGCAGCTCCCGGCGGCGCCTCTGCACGATGTTGGCGGTGAAGCTGTGTACCACGCCGCAGGCGCGGCGGAAGCGCTCGCCCTCGGGGGAGCGCCAGTACAGCCAGTCCCAGTGGTGCAGCATACGGTGCTCCCTCCGGACCACCAGGGTGCTGAGCTCGTAGATGGCGGCGATGTACTCGCTGGGCTGTCTGCGTtggggagaggtgagggaggggggagagggaaactGTGAGCGAGGGAAGGCAGGGTGGCAGcgtagtgtagtggttaaggagtggGACTTGTACCCGAGAGGTTCCCAGTTCGATTCCCAGTGGAGGCAttgctgccgtacccttgggcatagtacttaacccataattgccttGGATAACCCACAAGGTACTAAACTcagaattggctcagtaaatatccaggtgtataagtggatagcatgtaaaaactgtagcctatgcAAGTTGcactgaataagagcatctgctaaatgccaataatgacaataatgaccCAATTGCCTTGGGTAACCCACAAGGCACTAAtctcacaattgcctcagtatatatccagttgtataagCAGATAACATTGTACAAACCTGTAATTGATATAAGTcactgctaaatgccaataatgtaatgtaaagagaaTTACATCCCAGCCAATGCTTTTAAATGAGTCTGTATATTATTCCATGTTCTGTTTAGCGATATGGCTAGCTCCATTCTGAATCctgtttttctgaaatcatGATCTTTGCATTTAAAGCCAAAGGGGAGCAATTCATTCAGttggtgagtgagtgggtgagtgggtgagtgggtgagtgagtgagtgagtgggtgagtgagtgagtgggtgagtgggtgagtgagtgagtgggtgagtgagtgagtgagtgagtgagcgagtgagcgagtgtgtgaAGGACACTCACTTTAAGTCTGATTAATGCCAGATAAAGTCAAAGTaaagttaaagtaaaaaaaaaaacattgcttgaATTCAAAGTCATTaggagcagcagctgtggcTAGCAGAACACCCCCAGCTTTCCAGGAATCACGTTTTACACCCCTGCAATACGCTGATTACGGAGCCCGGATTCCAGCTAAAAACAACACCAGACACAGTGCACATGTAACTCAGCTGAGCTGTAAACATAATTGTAGTGTGGGTGCTGTAATGGTGCGGTAAAGTAGTCATTTTCCCCCCAGTCTCTGTGTTGCGGTGTTTACAAAGACCGGTCATCAGTGCTGGCGACGGGAAAACTCACTCCTGGCAATTGCTGTCATAGCTGAAGGTACATTTGAGCAGGCTGTCCAGGGTCATCAGGCTGACCTGCTCGAACATGTCCTGGCACGCCTTGCCTTCCGCCACCAGGCGGCGCCACTTCGCCTGCGACAGAGACCGCAGCAGAAATGAGAGGGTGAGGAGGTGTCAGAAAAACGCACACAtagcatgtgtgcttgtgtgagagagagagagagacagaaatatatGTAGGGAGCGATAGAGAAATGTTTactcacacaggaaaaacagcttttgtaTTGGGTTTTGCTTCCCCTTTATCGGTTCCTGCGCATTTATGGTAAAAAGTATTTCTCATAACAAATCTAAAGTATCACCATCATATGGCTGTACTGAGCTGACTCAGCTCCAGTAAACACATACAGGTTTGACTGCAGAACAGTTTTGCTTGTCAGTTTTATGACATGGTAAATGTGACCTTATTTGCGGTTGGGCCTGTTCCTGTATGCCTTTCATACCCACTGAAAGAGCCGTGAAAGAAAGAGCTCCCTGGTTAGACCAAAGAAATCCCGCTCGCCTTTATTCTAACCTGAAACAATTTAGTGACTCCACTCTTCAATGCCTAACTAGGGATCACAGCAAGTCCCACAGAACCTTGGGTCGGCAAGATCCTTCTCTGACCACTACAAAATTGTCATGTCTTTAACATGACTAATAAAGGAATCTGAGTGTGAATCTGAATCTACACCACATGCTGCAgtcgggggaaaaaaaaaaacaaaaaaaaactgcacactgTTCAAAGCAGTGTCTACCCACAGCTGTCCCCCTGCTTAAACTGCAAACCTGGCCTTCGCCTTTCATTCAAAATTGCTTAAAGCTGTGTCTTCTGACAGCACACATACTTCAGATTGTGTTAGATTCAAGAGGGTTGGATGTTGCAGTTTGTATAGGGTGAATTCATATTTACGGGGAGAAAACTGCTTAAGCCCACGTCTTAATGTCACGCTGAGGACACCTAGACAGAGAGGCGAAGTGACCGGTTTCTGTCAATTGGAAATTATTGAAAGATGAGAGgcaggggcagagacagggaaatATGAGAACTAGtgacaaacacatttctcaaaacACGCAGTTTTACAAGACATTACAAGACAACTTGAATGTCTGCTTGATCACACTCTGTGTTATCctgttttttgggaaaaaaactgcatattgTGATAATGTCAATCTATTAATTCTGCATTTTATTACCTAATTATCTTCTCATACATAAATCTGTTTATCATTGTatcataaatgtaaacattgttttaaattatgaatcTAAGGAAGTCATTTTACGAAAGTCACCACTAATTGACATAGGTAATAACTGTATTTTAGTAACTAAGCTTTAGctaacaacacagacagacgcaatctcttttctgttttctatgGGACGTTACTGTCTTTAATGGCACGGTATCGCATTCCTTCAATAGCATTGTGAAAGACACGCacaggggagaaaaaacagCTGGAGTATAGAACAGAAGCGGGTCAGAGGAAGTAGGAGTTTGGAATGCACTAGAAAAAATgccctctcacagacacagacagaggagtaTTAGGGATGACAAAAACACtaaaagtgtttatgacaattATTTTGTACAGTCAGTTCTCCTATAATGGAAGTGTCTCTGGAggcaaataacaaaaaaaatctgaaaggcCTGGTGTTCATTTTGCAAACCGTGAACTTTCCAGCATTCCTTCCCTGAACCGATTCCAGACACGCGCTACGCCGGTTCCCTCTCTCCAAACCCTCACCCTGGTGTGACATTATTCAGGCTTCCCCATCCCACACTCACGTGCATGATGTCGGTAGACTTGTTGAAGATTTTCACGTAGATCTTTAGAATGTCGAAGTGGAAGGCGGGGGTGAGGAGGCGTCTGTGACGAGACCAGTGCTCCCCGTTACTCAGCAGGAGGCCCTGTCCTGTAATGAGCGCACACATTTCAGTATTGTAACAAGCACATACATTTCAGTCCTGTAAGAAGCACACTCATTTCAGTACTGTAACAAGCGCATACATTTCAGTCCTGTAACGAGTGCACACATTTCAGCCCTGTAACgagcacacacatttcagcactGTAACAAGTGCATATATTTCAGTCCTgtaacaagcacacacatttcagtacTGTAACAAGCGCATACATTTCAGTCCTGTAAtgagcacacacatttcagtacTGTAACgagcacacacatttcagcactgtaacacaaacacacacacacaatttagcCATGtaactcaaacacacatgttTAAGTTGTgttacacaaacagacacatttcacaaacactCATATTTCAATCCTGtaacacaaacactcatattTCAGTCCTGTAGCATAAACATTTTCTATCTTGTAacaagtacactatatggacaaacgtatttggccacacctgtttttcagggtttgggctaggccccttatctccagtgaagggcaatcctaatgcttcagcataccaagacattttggacaatgctatgcttccaactttgtggcaacagtttggagaaggcccttttctattccatcctgactataaagacatggtttgatgagtttggtgtggaagaacttgactggcccgcacagagccctgacctcaacaccatcgagcacctttgggatgaactggaacagagattgcgagcaaggccttctcatccaacatcagtgcctgacctcataaatgctctacagaatgaatgggcacaaattcccacagaaacactccaaaatcttgtggaaagccttccaagaagagtggaagctgttatagctgcaaaagggggaccaactccatattgaagtatatgtatttgaatacaatgtcattacaatgtaatggtcaggtgtccgaatacttttgtccatatagtgtacatgtATTTCAATTCTGTAACACAAATACACGTGTTTAAGTTATGTTACACAAacagatgcattttatttttgtaacacaaataaacattttctgtcctgcaacacacacatttcactaatgcaacacaaacacacacatttctaaacaaatgcacacacacacataaaaacatgcactttTCACTGACTCATCTTGCAatacactgtgtgcatgtgagtgtgtgtgtgggagcacGTATTTGAGTCTGTGTCGATGGGTGTATATTTACCCAGCCATGGTCGCAAAAAGCCGTAGAATAACTCGTCCTTGATGGCGATGGAGGCTGCagggatggacagacagacagacagacagacagtggagaGAAGGTATTAGTACACCAGTCCTTCCACTTCCATTGTGGCAATCTACAGTTCATCATTATTATGGATATACAAGCCTAGTCAATGCCAAcctaggcacacatttgtgatctcaacGCACTGTTTTGCGCTGATGCTCATTCATGTGTGGTAAgttggggcggcagtgtagcatagtggttaaggagcaggactcgtaaccgaaaggttgccggtttgatccctgctgggacactgctgctgtacccttgggcaaggtacttaacccacaattgcctcagtaaatatccagctgtataaatggataacattgtaaagagctgtaacctatgtaagtcactttggataaaagcgtctgctaaatgaataaatgtacatgtaaatgtattggtGTCGTagtttgtgcaacttttcatggAACTTATTAGATGCATTGTGCAAGTCacataacagcatctgctaaatgacggcagtggtaatgtaatgtgttaaGCTAGTTGTGTCAAATAAACAAAGCTGCAATCCATGTGAGGGGCGGGAGGTGGGATACCGGAGGCCATCAGGAGGGGCTTGATGAAATTAGGGTGGAAGAGTCGCACCAGGGTGTAGAAAGGCCCCAGGAACCAGACACAGGAGTGCTGGTAGGTCTTCACCAGCTCATCCACAGCCTGGAGCCCCTCCTCCGTGTTTCGCATCTGGGGAAACAGGTAGACCTCCGCTCACTGACGGGCGTAACAACACTGCGATGGTGATTACTcattactcattacattacattattagcatttagcagacgctcttacccggAGcattacatcagttacaatgttatttGGGGTGATGTGCCTcgcccaaaggtacaacagcagtgccccagtggggaatccaAACCCGCAAtcttttggtcacgagtcctgctccttaaccactatgctacactgccgccctcaTAATGCCCACTCACTCATAACATGTCCTTCTTCTGAGCCCAGCGCAATAAATCAGACTGAAATGCACAGAACCACAAATCAATCTCCAAAGATTCGGGAGAAGAATTTTCAGATCCCTATGTAATTAACCAAACTGTGCCAGTATAGCACagggtaagaagcagggctcataaccagaagATTCCTGACTgggaaactgctgttgtacccttaggaaaaggtacttaactcagaaatgcctcagaaaatatccagctgtataaatagataacatgtaaaaagtgtaagCTACGTAAGTCACTCCAGAGAcgagtgtctcctaaatgacaataatatatgTAACACAGACAAACTGGGCTCATCCATGACTGTAAAAATCCCACTTTCCACTACCCGCCCGCATCGGCTGTTTATGGCATcccacctccaccccatctccctttttcttttccctggtTTTTATGTCCTAGTGTGAGGGGTCAACAACCTTTGCCTAAACTTCGGATAACGGACTCCCCGGACACCTTTgagaaaaaacttaaaactgaTTTGTTCAAGCTGTATCTGTAGTCTATCTTCCTCCCTATTtatgtctatctatcctatcaATTGCTATTTTCATTATAACAAAAAGCCACTGTacactagcctagcacttaactttgtatcttactgacctcttgtaatactttgccATAACTACTCCTAGCATcgtgatgcacttatttgtaagctgctctgagtaaaagcatctgctaaatgaagtaatgtaatgtaatgtaatgtaaggccAAGTGAAATCTcttcatcagactccaagccaaacaAATGTACCGCTATGACCACATATCACACAACCTTAATGCTTTGAATGTATGGACACAAAGAGGTCCCCAAGTCAGACAAATGGACACAGAAACAGGCAAATTATCAGACAGACAGTTGCAAACTGACAGATGGCAGTCAGACATATTTCCTGTGCTACAaagagcacagacaggcagacttAAAAACTTAAAAGCAGACAGTGGCTTTGCTTGAGACAACAGACTGTGCCAGATATAGCAGACAGACCAACATCTGAAGGACAGATAACTGGACACGGCAGCatactgcagacagaaaggttGACAGGCAACAGGCACTGTCCATTTTGTAAGCAGGCCTCAGCACAATAACTGGTCAAGAGTTATGTTTTAACCCCACTAAAACAGGATTACTACTGATGAATCAATGCTACAGACGTCATCTCTGCAATGTATGCAAAATGCTATCATGGTGTACTTTCAGTAAACACAGGCATTTCCTCCAAGCCCTTTCAGGTTCATATACTGTGCCTGTGAGGTTGCACTTTGTCCCTGCAAGGCGGTTACGCCTAAAACAAACATTGCACTGTCTGTACTCATATAATGAGGATGCAGaatatttttgcattgcaaaaCTAGCATCATATCCATTCAGAGGGGAGTCACGCGAGGCAAGGCTTTGCAATGGTTGTGAGCCTGAGACTCACACACATGTCCATAAAAAAATTCACCTTATGAGAGTTTATGCTATGGCTTGCTACATAGCTAGGCTTGTCACACTGTGGTTTCTACTGAGCTTGCAAAGCGTACATGACTCTCGGCAAGTCCATGTGGTCTGTACAGCCATGGATTCCTATACTCAAACTGGCACACTGTCATGATCTACAGCTTAACATAATCATCCATGTACAGGCCaggcagaaaggaaaacatttatgTGGCGACAATGGGAGTGCGGCTGAAGAACGACACTATTGATTAGAATGGGATGGCACCGTAtttcgttgttgttgttgctgctgttaaCCTTAGTGAAAGTGGACCTATGGTCTTGGGGACATGGCAGTATAATTCCATAATGTCAGCATGGTTTCTCCATTTGACACAAAACTGTTGCAAATGCCAGAACAGGAAGAGGGGCTCTTACAACAcacggacaaaaaaaaaaaaaactgatgtacACAAAAGCTTCCTCATCTGTCGACATGGCCAAATTAACAAATAAGCATTGACTTATGCCTTTTTTATGaacaaattgcaaaaaaaaagcatgcattacTTTTTCTGTTGGCACAACTGCAGCTACTTTGTGGTTTGGGTGAGTGGTTTGAGAAACAGAGcgagagaaagtgagtgagtgagagagagagagagagagagagagagagagagagatcattggtttttattttatgccCACCATCTCTGGTGCAACTGACTCAGCAACTGTTCATCTATGTATGTATCGGCTGAGACTTGACATAATTCACAACCACGCTTTGGTAACACAACACTGAAACGtctaatttcattacatttatttcatccagcagtttcaaaaatgcaattttttacACCATATGTAGCCACTATACCATTCTGTATCACAGAAGAATATTGCATCATATGTACTTCATCATAAAGATCATCTCACATCATATGCACTCTATCACAAAAGATCATATTGCGTCATATGTGCTCAACCATAGCAGATCATATCGCATCATACGCAGCAAATCACAAAAGATCACATCACATCATACgtgctctctgtgatgtcatgtaaTACCATATgtactctttttaaaaaagaccgTGTTACAGCATATTCATCGCAACAGATCATCTGGCAACACATGCACCGTGTCCCGatatcacagcactgtgcaattatacattgtgtatatgtgtatgtgcaaacAGTGCCCGGTCAGTCACTCACCAGCCCCAGGTGACCCAGCAGCCAGTTGCGTTTGGGAGGCTGGGTGAAGCATTTCAGGCGATGAATGTTGCGGGTGTAGCGCCAGACCCAGCAGGCGAAGCGGCACAAGAGGGTGGCGAGCAGGACGAGAGCGGCCAGCTGGAGGAGGCCGAACGTGGAGGAGACGGGGGGTAGCAGCCCCAGGAGGCGCCCCAAAACCCCATCCACCCTGAAGGCCATCCTGTGGGGCAGAGATTACCCAGTCCCCAGTCAGACAGGAAAGAAACAGATAAAGGAAATTTGATGCTGATTACCCCCCCAAAACCCCGTCAATGAGTTTGCTCTGGACCATTTTCCTTCGCAagaaatttctttcttttacttCCCTTCAGTATAGGGCAGCGTAGACTTTCAGTGGCATCGCTGTGTAATCATTAATTCTAGCTGTGAATGTGAGCATCCACATTCAGAATTTTAACACGTCTAGCTTTCACCCTAAATGCACCCGCGTGTTGTGCGTAACAGTTAACAGAAGTTACAGAAGTCCCACACTGTCTTCCCTTAGGTTTGTCGGAGTAAACCTTTCCTTCGAACAACTCACCTGATGACTTGCTCACCGCGAGAGAGGCTGTCAGTTCGCCGCAAATTCCGAGCAAACTAATATTGCAGCCTTGATACTGACTCCAACGAGGACGTTTCGCATCGTTTCCTCGCCTCCCTCAGGCGCTTGTGTTTTGACTTGCTGCAAAAGAATGTGTTTCGCTGCTTTCGTAAGCAGCTCTCAGAAACGCTTTACTTCCTCAATTGCGAAAACTAGTTTCTGACCTTTTATTAACACGATTATCTATTGAAATGCAGCCTGTTGTGTTGAACcgcaaatgtttatttatgcagGCGTCGTAGAGACCGTGTGTGTGTTGAAAAGGCAGCGCTACATCTAGAAACTGTcgtttgaaaaagaaaaaagccttATCGTTCATCTCAGTTTCTGAGAGCAGTACCGCGAATGGTGTTTCGCACTTTCATGTTTATAAATATAGGAAAATAATTGTGCTGACAAAATATGCAGTGCAAGAAACGAGAATCGCTCTCCAAACGGCAATGCTGCATCTAATAACCGAGAGTTCTGCAGCGAAAtgacttttaaaacaaatgtacttacatgaacaaaataaaacatgtcttaTCTTCCTAAATAAATTATTCTGTTGATAGCACTGCTGTACAAGTTGTATTACCGCAGTCCTACACGGTCTGTAGTTCCACGTCATGTGTTTATGGTTATTGATTTATAGTTCCACAAGTTCATAGTTAGAATTGCGCATTCTTTCGAACAAATGCAAATCATGGCCGCTCGTCCTGTTACAacatgaatttttatttattattattgttattgttgttgttattattattattattattgttattgttattgttgttgttattattattattattattattattattattattattgcattcctggacattttttagtttttttttcttcaatgaaaTTCCCATATCTTTCGCCCTCTTTGGAGACTTCGACAGAACTCCACTCCCCAAAAGAGTGAGTGACCTCCAGCGGAGGTTATTGCAGGACAGCATCGCCTCCAGCAAATAAGTTAACAAGTTCAATAAGGATGTGTCAGAAAGTGCGCATACTGTGGCACAGTTGAGAatgttttccatctgtttttaaCTACTTTCGGTGGAAGCCAGCGAGTAATTTTACCGAACAGTGGATTAGACCAgagtttcccaaacctctccagcaaggaccccttgtcctgcatgttttacatctctaCCTGCTAGGAAAAGGGGTCCTCCAGgggaggtttgggaaacgctggatTAGGCCATGGCCGAAACTAGAGGCGGGCAGTGGTGGGCATTGCCCACGCAAACGACTGATCGTTGTTCTGGCCAGACGCATGTGTACATCTGTCAGAGTAGTTACGTCCGTTTGGAATCCTGTAGGCGAATCACGTTTTTCTGCCCCCCTAGTGTCAATATCATTGGTTAGATCAACGATTTCAAtaatttctgattggttggctgGACACTACAAAACTTGCAGACGGAAAAATtaactgacacactgacagttCTACAGTGCATGGCTCTTACTTGAAGACTAGATCATAGGGACATTTTtctcatactgtatatataatttaaaattgaaatattaaaaaaatcattgtgcatttatttttgacagttttacggttattgattttgtgttgtgcagtataaGGAGCGTTTCTGGTGGGGTTTAGGACATTGGcgattttagactctttttaggGGAGCTCAagcacacctaaatttcatctcagcaccccTAAATAATGATAgcctaatgataataataaattttatttattaatattattttctgaaatcatttttagccgTCTAACGTTAGATTTTGCGAACTTTTCTGTTAGAGACGGGACACACAAttacaggttcaaatggctttatttaagTGGAGGTTTTCAGGAATCGAATCCCAGCAGACGATTGCTGTTCCCTTTTCCACCAGTTGAGGGCGCTAAGGCTGAATGGAGTTAATTGTCTAACATACAGAGGAGAGTTGGGAGTGTAAAGCTTGCCTGTGCATTCCTGCAGGCTTCTGAGGGCAGATCAGCATCTGAGGGACAGGCTCCCTGACTCTGCACTGGATCCCGTCATAggaatatgaaatatattgagaaatTTGTTGTTCAGCCCCCAGatatattgaaaatacattcaaaatatgttaatgcaaactgaaatatattgtagtacaccaaaatgacaaaaatctaCATATTTTCAGCgtattgattgagctaaaaatgaCTTTAATACTCACACTATATCATTTTTCGTGTGGGCCTGGATACTGCTTCCTCCACATCCCTGACATACAGTAGACCGACCTCTCCTGCTCACAGACTGGTCTTCAGGGCGTGCAGTCACACGCAAGTGTCCACCATCAGCTGAACCTGAGACACAACATCACTTGGCCGCATGCTACACAGGGTTGAGGGGCCTGGCCGACCTTGCTGACATCACGCCTCTAGACACCTACAGTACATCTGGCAGAGAGAGTAATGTAGCAGCTGTGATTGAACCATGGCTCAGAAAAGTCAGCCCCGTCAGTGAACCACGGATATCAAAgtcaattacattttcatcatttagcagatgctcttactcacagtgacacacaaaatacaacTCATGAAATGGCGTGAAAAGTGGTGCACACAGGAAACTACCAACCACATTCAAACATGTGTCAGTGCTAAATACAGTTTCTGAGATCACAAGTGTGTGCTTGGTTCAATGACTTTCTGCAATCGAATATATTTGATGCTGTATACACTATATGCTATACACTACACGCTATAGCCACTATACTATTCTAAAAGAATAGCTACCACATATCCTGTATTTAAGCTGCCATGTATAAAACCACACATATGGGGAATTAGACATCACAGTTAGGTAGGGGGACTGAGGTACAGTCTGAAGACGTGGGTCTTCAATTCTGGAGGGAGGGTGGCCAGCGACTCCATTGTTCTGACTTCGACAGGAAGCTCGCTCCACCACACGGGGGCCAAGATGGACAGAGGACATAACAGAATAATGCGGTTATATGAGCAGAAGACGGCTAAGCATCTCGAAGAAGCAGGAGAATAGTGGCTGGTGCATAGGGTAAGCAGGAGGCAAAATATGCGTGTCTAATTACTGACATGGTAGGTCAGGTCAGAAGCATGGAAAGGGTTTGCATACTTGGTATCCCATGCTTCCTTTCTGTCTTCTGTGCAGTCCAAACCGGACCTGCACGCGCAACTGTGCAATGTATGGAGAGACCCCACGCTCAGCTGTGCACCTCC
This genomic stretch from Megalops cyprinoides isolate fMegCyp1 chromosome 1, fMegCyp1.pri, whole genome shotgun sequence harbors:
- the LOC118779469 gene encoding cytochrome P450 4F3: MAFRVDGVLGRLLGLLPPVSSTFGLLQLAALVLLATLLCRFACWVWRYTRNIHRLKCFTQPPKRNWLLGHLGLMRNTEEGLQAVDELVKTYQHSCVWFLGPFYTLVRLFHPNFIKPLLMASASIAIKDELFYGFLRPWLGQGLLLSNGEHWSRHRRLLTPAFHFDILKIYVKIFNKSTDIMHAKWRRLVAEGKACQDMFEQVSLMTLDSLLKCTFSYDSNCQEQPSEYIAAIYELSTLVVRREHRMLHHWDWLYWRSPEGERFRRACGVVHSFTANIVQRRRRELLQQGEPERHATESGAVKKKVTDFIDILLLSKDEEGNGLTDEEIKAEADTFMFEGHDTTASGISWVLYNLAVHQEYQDQCRSEINALLEGRDTEEIEWDDLTNLPFTTMCIKESLRLHPPVTAVTRRFSQDMTVPGSRVIPEGNICLMSIYGTHHNPEIWPDPEVYNPLRFHPDNSKGRSPLAFIPFSAGPRNCIGQNFAMVEMRVVVALTLRRFRVTPREGEVRRLSELILRAEGGLWLTLESLSAP